One segment of Trachemys scripta elegans isolate TJP31775 chromosome 1, CAS_Tse_1.0, whole genome shotgun sequence DNA contains the following:
- the CSNK1E gene encoding casein kinase I has translation MELRVGNKYRLGRKIGSGSFGDIYLGANIATGEEVAIKLECVKTKHPQLHIESKFYKMMQGGVGIPSIKWCGAEGDYNVMVMELLGPSLEDLFNFCSRKFSLKTVLLLADQMISRIEYIHSKNFIHRDVKPDNFLMGLGKKGNLVYIIDFGLAKKYRDARTHQHIPYRENKNLTGTARYASINTHLGIEQSRRDDLESLGYVLMYFNLGSLPWQGLKAATKRQKYERISEKKMSTPIEVLCKGYPSEFSTYLNFCRSLRFDDKPDYSYLRQLFRNLFHRQGFSYDYVFDWNMLKFGAARNPEDMDRERREHEREERMGQLRGSATRALPPGPPAGATANRLRNVAEPMASTPASRIQQSGNTSPRAISRVDRERKVSMRLHRGAPANVSSSDLTGRQEVSRISASQTSVPFDHLGK, from the exons GTGCCAATATTGCCACTGGGGAAGAAGTTGCCATCAAATTGGAATGTGTCAAAACCAAGCACCCCCAGCTCCACATCGAGAGCAAGTTCTACAAGATGATGCAGGGAGGAG TGGGTATTCCCTCCATTAAGtggtgtggggcagagggtgaCTATAATGTGATGGTGATGGAGCTCCTGGGACCCAGCCTGGAGGATCTCTTCAATTTCTGCTCCCGCAAGTTCAGTCTCAAGACTGTTCTGCTCCTGGCAGACCAGATG atCAGCCGTATCGAGTACATTCATTCCAAGAACTTCATCCACCGGGATGTGAAGCCAGACAATTTCCTAATGGGGCTTGGCAAGAAGGGCAACCTGGTGTACATCATTGACTTTGGCCTGGCCAAGAAATACCGAGACGCCCGGACCCACCAGCACATCCCCTACCGGGAAAACAAGAACCTGACTGGCACGGCCCGCTACGCCTCCATCAACACCCACTTGGGAATTG aACAAAGTCGCCGTGATGACCTGGAGAGCTTGGGCTACGTGCTCATGTACTTCAACCTGGGTTCACTGCCCTGGCAGGGCCTCAAGGCTGCCACCAAGCGCCAAAAGTATGAGCGTATCAGTGAGAAGAAGATGTCAACACCCATTGAGGTGCTCTGCAAAGGGTACCCTT CTGAGTTTTCCACGTACCTCAATTTCTGCCGCTCACTGCGGTTTGATGACAAACCCGACTACTCGTACCTGCGGCAGCTCTTCCGTAACCTCTTCCACCGCCAGGGCTTCTCCTACGACTATGTCTTCGACTGGAACATGCTCAAATTC GGAGCAGCCCGAAACCCTGAGGACATGGATCGGGAGCGGCGAGAGCACGAGCGAGAAGAGAGGATGGGGCAACTCCGGGGTTCCGCCACACGGGCGCTGCCACCCGGCCCCCCTGCTGGAGCCACAGCCAACCGCCTTCGCAACGTCGCCGAGCCCATGGCCTCCACGCCCGCCTCCCGAATCCAGCAATCcg GAAATACGTCCCCCAGGGCGATCTCACGGGTGGACAGGGAGCGGAAGGTCAGCATGAGGTTACACAGGGGAGCTCCTGCCAACGTCTCTTCCTCTGACCTCACAGGGCGGCAAGAGGTGTCACGGATTTCAGCGTCACAG ACGAGCGTGCCATTTGATCACCTTGGGAAGTGA